A genomic window from Enoplosus armatus isolate fEnoArm2 chromosome 18, fEnoArm2.hap1, whole genome shotgun sequence includes:
- the golga2 gene encoding golgin subfamily A member 2, protein MADQSRQIKLAAAKKKLKEFQQKSSPASVGGEKGGGGGGGGAGAKKKRKVKGLSQHDAPSTDRNSPDNFDSILKALSQSNGVVLPPYGNSQTFADVEAMGSSVPPLLEDPKGEPGRGSPVSNPASANTTNNPESVGHNNDLQDYPDTNGNESLTEENRPLSSTESLRQLSQQLNGLVSESSAAYVNGDIAPPGSERELESRNQELAAALESSTLTNSQLNTKLDQLAQQSQGLSDQLQKERKEFEQRFSKEHGAMREQLQVHIQTIGILVSEKSELQTALQYTQQAARQKAAEAEELNNRLQATKQRVSELERTLSSVSTQQKQFEKHNKDFEKERDNLRLEVFRLNNLNEESKQQSSELSEQLKLSTQENGAMRLEVEDLHKRLEIADLMLQQCSSQSDPTSANQQVQLLLEEKQQLEAHNHQLTESIAQLQTERDCYAVQIQEEGRVWKDKTEQLLTQVSLVAEERDRNITRVQELEASITELKSAAALLSQEREAQDVAEPQPSGPSESEVALQEVLNTLQQEKDALTAQYQAQLRDNEQLSRMCAEQEKRLAELERQVESQVQEEEDRRRMLEDVQSDKATISRALTQNRTLKDQLAELQNGFVKLTNENMELATAIQSEQHVKKELARRMGELQEELHNVKEQLELKVKETQGLMEQRDQVVAHLQQYCAGYQTLASEREQLHHQYLQQMQLMDRLQHDESQGRVQLEISHNQLKQAQEHLELLVRDNEHLKAEVKELLTSSALAPSSRDQGDGVESQSLQESPKKSSSIVIPEDFESQMEMEEFIRGALAQLEVERDEARRQLEEEHRLHMAARHQAAVALNLEHQHHSHKPVHDHHDHHDHHDHHHEHHEHHEHDHTQGQHSHCEHSHEHSEGVPVEVHQALQAAMDKLQQRFTSLMQEKADLKERVEELEHRCIQLSGETDTIGEYIALYQSQRAIMKQKHQEKEQYISMLAQDKEEMKAKLAELQDLVMRLVAERNDWYSRYTGAVAGVGTVNPDLLPVGEDQIHPEHQTHTHTELSAFSGAEAMEVIPLSEPTTGLEAPLSQTLLTGSAQTDSKPLGPKEDGTAQQIMQLLHEIQNPQGALRSPPFLGENPCIPFFYRPDEQDEVKILVV, encoded by the exons ATGGCCGACCAGAGCAGGCAGATAAAGCTCGCTGCAGCTAAGAAAAAG CTGAAGGAGTTTCAGCAGAAGAGCTCCCCTGCTAGTGTGGGTGGAGAAAAGGgtggcggaggaggaggtggtggagcaggggccaagaagaagaggaaggtgaaGGGACTGAGCCAACACGATGCACCTTCAACAGACAGAAACTCTCCAGACAAT TTTGACAGTATTCTGAAAGCACTTAGTCAAAGCAATGGAGTAGTCCTACCTCCTTATGGCAACAGCCAG ACCTTTGCTGACGTGGAGGCCATGGGGTCTTCAGTTCCTCCGCTGCTGGAGGACCCAAAGGGCGAGCCTGGTCGCGGCTCACCTGTGTCTAACCCTGCTAGCGCTAACACTACTAATAACCCTGAGTCTGTCGGTCACAACAATGACCTGCAg GACTATCCTGATACCAACGGCAATGAGAGTTTAACAGAAGAAAATAG ACCACTGTCTTCCACAGAGAGCCTGCGACAGCTCTCACAGCAACTGAACGGCCTGGTCTCTGAG tcaTCTGCTGCGTATGTGAATGGGGACATTGCACCTCCTGGCAGTGAGAGAGAACTGGAG AGTCGGAACCAGGAGCTGGCAGCCGCCCTGGAGTCTAGCACCCTAACAAACTCTCAGCTCAATACCAAGCTAGACCAGCTG GCACAGCAATCTCAGGGGCTCTCGGATCAGCTACAAAAG gaGCGAAAAGAATTTGAACAGAGATTTTCGAAAGAGCACGGAGCCATGCGGGAGCAATTACAG GTTCACATCCAGACCATTGGTATACTGGTATCAGAGAAATCAGAGCTACAAACAGCACTACAATACACACAACAGGCTGCACGGCagaaagcag ctgAGGCAGAAGAGTTGAATAACCGTCTGCAGGCAACAAAGCAGAGAGTGTCAGAGCTGGAGAGaactctctcctctgtctcaacacagcagaaacagttCGAAAAG CACAACAAAGACtttgagaaggagagagacaacTTGAGGCTAGAGGTGTTCAGACTAAA caatTTGAATGAggaatcaaagcagcagagctcagagctgTCAGAGCAGTTAAAGCTGAGTACACAGGAGAATGGAGCCATGAGGCTGGAGGTAGAAGATCTTCACAAGAGGCTCGAGATAGCTGACCTCATGTTGCAACAG TGCTCCAGTCAGTCAGATCCTACCAGTGCCAACCAGCAGGTCCAGTTACTGCTGgaagagaaacagcagctggaggcACACAACCACCAG CTGACAGAGTCAATTGCCCAACTGCAGACGGAGAGGGACTGCTATGCAGTGCAGATCCAGGAGGAGGGCCGTGTatggaaagacaaaacagaacagCTGCTAACACAG gtgtCTTTGGttgcagaggagagggacagaaacATCACCCGAGTCCAAGAACTAGAGGCCAGCATCACAGAGCTAAAAAGTGCTGCAG cgTTATTGTCCCAGGAGAGAGAGGCTCAGGATGTTGCAGAGCCTCAGCCCTCAGGGCCATCAGAGAGTGAGGTGGCTCTGCAGGAGGTCCTCAACACTCTACAACAGGAGAAAGATGCTCTTACTGCACAGTACCAGGCACAG CTGCGAGATAACGAGCAGCTGAGCCGCATGTGTGCAGAGCAGGAGAAGCGTCTGGCGGAGCTAGAGCGGCAGGTGGAGAGCCAAGTCCAGGAGGAAGAAGACCGCCGGCGCATGTTGGAGGATGTTCAGTCAGACAAAGCCACTATTAGCCGTGCTCTCACCCAGAACCGTACACTGAAGGACCAGCTGGCTGAGCTACAGAACGGTTTTGTCAAACTG ACTAATGAGAACATGGAGCTTGCCACTGCCATCCAGTCAGAGCAACATGTGAAAAAAGAGCTGGCTCGCAGAATGGGGGAACTGCAAGAGGAACTGCACAACGTCAAGGAGCAg CTGGAACTGAAAGTTAAGGAGACTCAGGGTCTGATGGAGCAGAGGGACCAGGTAGTGGCCCACCTGCAGCAGTACTGTGCTGGCTACCAGACCCTGGCCTCAGAGAGGGAACAGCTCCACCACCAGTATCTGCAGCAGATGCAGCTCATGGACCGGCTGCAGCACGATGAAAGCCAGGGCCGCGTGCAACTGGAGATCAGCCACAATCAGCTCAAACAAGCGCAG GAGCATTTGGAGCTGTTAGTCAGAGACAATGAGCATCTCAAGGCTGaggtgaaggagctgctcaCCAGCTCAGCTCTTGCCCCATCATCCAGAGACCAAG GCGATGGAGTGGAAAGCCAGTCCCTCCAAGAGAGCCCAAAGAAGTCCTCGTCCATAGTTATCCCAGAAGACTTTGAGAGCCAGATGGAGATG GAGGAGTTTATCCGAGGAGCTTTGGCTCAgttggaggtggagagggacgAGGCCAGAAGGCAACTGGAGGAAGAGCACAGGCTCCACATGGCAGCCCGGCACCAGGCCGCTGTGGCCCTCAACCTTGAGCACCAACACCACAGCCACAAACCTGTTCATGACCACCATGACCACCATGACCACCATGACCATCATCACGAGCATCACGAGCATCACGAGCACGATCACACTCAGGGCCAACATAGTCACTGTGAACACAGTCACGAGCATTCAG AAGGAGTACCGGTGGAAGTTCATCAGGCCCTGCAAGCTGCTATGGACAAGCTTCAGCAGCGTTTCACCTCCCTCATGCAAGAGAAAGCTGACCTgaaggagagggtggaggagctggagcacCGCTGCATCCAGCTGTCTGGAGAGACCGACACTATAG GAGAATACATAGCGCTGTACCAGAGTCAGCGGGCCATCATGAAGCAGAAACACCAGGAGAAGGAGCAGTATATCAGCATGCTGGCCCAGGacaaggaggagatgaag GCGAAACTGGCAGAGCTGCAGGATCTGGTGATGAGGCTGGTGGCTGAGAGGAACGACTGGTACAGCCGCTACACCGGAGCTGTAGCCGGCGTGGGCACAGTGAACCCAGACCTGCTTCCTGTTGGGGAGGATCAGATTCACCCAgagcaccaaacacacacacacacagagctcagtGCTTTCAGTGGAGCAG aaGCCATGGAGGTCATTCCTCTGTCGGAGCCCACCACAGGCCTGGAAGCCCCCTTGTCCCAGACGCTTTTGACCGGGTCAGCCCAGACTGACTCCAAGCCACTGGGGCCCAAAGAGGACGGCACAGCCCAGCAGATCATGCAGCTGCTCCATGAGATCCAGAACCCCCAGGGAGCGCTAAGATCACCCCCCTTCCTCGGAGAGAACCCCTGCATCCCCTTCTTCTACCGGCCTGACGAACAGGATGAAGTCAAGATCCTGGTGGTGTGA